From Microcoleus sp. FACHB-831, one genomic window encodes:
- a CDS encoding tetratricopeptide repeat protein, giving the protein MSNLETQPDDYEVWYNRGLNLYNKKCYKEAVDCYNKALEIQPKDREIWNNLACALDALGRYEEALASYDKALEIKPDYYKAWFNRGLILRNLERYEEALASYDKALEIKPDSYQSWLDRGWSLHNLERYEEAIASYDKALEIKPDYYQAWDSRGDALRYLKCYVDAIANYDKAIEIKPDYSYAWFGRGIALDALRRYEEAIASYDKCLELNPDLDSAKNVKIITLIQTGKIFNHLLNSNKRKILITQNIDVFLVVKVFFDTFKYLILFYGAFIFIVKYGHKLVWDEMLRNLAYIGFYVGFILLISNRLWRNKKKLGWAVNIYFRSGILAYFRALVIVITTITIGTVIYMYVPNFMR; this is encoded by the coding sequence ATGAGCAATTTAGAAACTCAACCTGATGATTATGAAGTTTGGTATAACAGAGGTCTTAATCTATATAATAAAAAGTGCTATAAAGAGGCTGTTGACTGCTATAATAAAGCACTAGAAATTCAGCCTAAAGATCGAGAAATATGGAATAATCTAGCCTGTGCATTAGATGCTTTAGGGCGTTATGAAGAAGCGCTCGCTAGTTATGACAAAGCTTTAGAGATTAAACCTGATTATTATAAAGCTTGGTTCAACAGAGGTCTGATCCTGCGTAACTTAGAACGCTATGAAGAAGCGCTCGCTAGTTATGACAAAGCCTTAGAAATTAAACCTGATTCTTACCAATCTTGGTTGGACAGAGGTTGGAGCCTGCATAACTTAGAACGCTATGAAGAAGCGATCGCTAGTTATGACAAAGCCTTAGAAATTAAACCTGATTACTACCAAGCTTGGGACAGTCGCGGTGATGCATTGCGTTATCTAAAATGCTACGTGGATGCGATCGCTAACTATGACAAGGCTATCGAAATTAAGCCCGATTACTCCTATGCTTGGTTTGGCCGAGGTATTGCCCTTGATGCTTTACGTCGCTATGAAGAAGCGATCGCTAGTTACGATAAATGTTTAGAGTTAAACCCTGATTTAGATTCAGCTAAAAATGTAAAAATAATAACTTTAATACAAACAGGGAAGATATTTAATCATCTGTTGAATTCCAACAAAAGGAAAATACTGATTACGCAAAACATCGATGTATTCTTAGTGGTAAAAGTATTTTTTGATACGTTCAAATACCTGATATTATTTTATGGCGCTTTTATATTTATTGTAAAATATGGCCATAAATTGGTCTGGGATGAAATGTTAAGAAACCTCGCTTACATAGGTTTTTATGTAGGGTTTATACTATTAATTAGCAACCGACTGTGGAGAAATAAGAAAAAACTAGGCTGGGCGGTGAATATTTATTTTAGGAGTGGTATACTAGCTTATTTTAGAGCGTTAGTAATAGTTATTACAACAATAACTATTGGAACAGTCATATATATGTATGTTCCGAACTTTATGAGATAG
- the radA gene encoding DNA repair protein RadA has protein sequence MAKPRTTYVCNECGGESSQWYGQCPSCKSWNSLEEQLVTHSAALPSRGLQSSHRGNGKSAGKAPQPRASLTFPQIIDGQEERWFSGYGELDRVLGGGVVPGSLVLIGGDPGIGKSTLLLQVANQMSQNYRVLYVCGEESGKQVKLRASRLGVGITQDVNSELPLLEGEADETKSPTTNPTEEENEKAPRRPPVDGANLYVLAETDLEEILKELESLKPNLAVIDSIQTVYFPNLTSAAGSVAQVRECTSALMKVAKGADITLLIVGHVTKEGAIAGPKVLEHLVDTVLYFEGDRFASHRLLRSVKNRFGATHEIGIFEMIHQGLREVPNPSELFMGNRDEAAPGTAMVVACEGTRPIVVELQALVSPTSYPSPRRSTTGVDYNRLQQILAVLEKRVGIPLSKLDAYVASAGGLNVAEPAVDLGIAIAVVASFRDRIVDPGTVLIGEVGLGGQVRAVSQMELRLKEAAKLGFKRAIVPKGQKFPELDLEIIQVSKVIDAIVAAIPAQPREDEDEFSPYDEIEAAILDD, from the coding sequence ATGGCAAAGCCTCGAACAACTTATGTTTGTAACGAATGTGGGGGCGAATCCTCACAATGGTACGGTCAGTGTCCATCGTGCAAAAGCTGGAACAGCCTGGAAGAACAGTTAGTTACCCATTCAGCGGCTCTTCCGAGTAGGGGTTTGCAATCTAGTCACCGGGGCAATGGCAAGTCAGCAGGGAAAGCACCGCAGCCGAGAGCTTCTCTGACGTTCCCGCAAATTATTGACGGGCAGGAGGAGCGATGGTTCTCTGGCTATGGGGAACTGGATCGCGTGCTGGGCGGCGGGGTTGTTCCTGGCTCTTTGGTGCTGATTGGGGGCGATCCGGGGATTGGGAAGTCAACGCTTCTGCTTCAGGTGGCGAATCAGATGTCGCAGAATTATCGCGTTCTCTATGTCTGTGGAGAAGAGTCAGGCAAACAGGTGAAGCTGCGGGCTTCGCGTCTGGGTGTGGGGATTACTCAGGATGTAAACTCCGAACTCCCCCTGTTAGAGGGAGAAGCAGATGAGACAAAATCCCCCACTACGAACCCAACAGAGGAAGAGAATGAAAAAGCTCCAAGGCGTCCACCTGTTGATGGCGCTAACCTGTATGTCCTTGCAGAGACAGATCTCGAAGAAATTTTGAAGGAACTGGAATCGCTCAAACCTAATTTGGCGGTGATTGACAGTATCCAGACGGTGTATTTTCCTAATTTGACTTCGGCGGCGGGATCTGTGGCTCAGGTGAGGGAATGCACTTCGGCGCTGATGAAGGTGGCGAAGGGAGCGGATATAACTTTGTTGATTGTGGGGCACGTTACGAAGGAAGGCGCGATCGCTGGCCCCAAGGTATTAGAACATTTAGTAGATACTGTGCTTTATTTTGAGGGCGATCGCTTTGCTTCTCACCGCTTGCTGCGTTCGGTAAAAAATCGCTTTGGTGCAACTCACGAAATCGGCATTTTTGAAATGATTCACCAGGGACTTAGGGAAGTCCCTAACCCCTCTGAGTTATTCATGGGAAATCGCGATGAAGCGGCTCCCGGTACTGCAATGGTAGTAGCTTGCGAAGGCACGAGGCCAATTGTAGTAGAATTGCAAGCCTTAGTGAGTCCTACGAGTTACCCTTCGCCCCGCCGTTCTACTACAGGTGTTGACTACAACAGATTGCAGCAAATTCTAGCAGTCTTAGAAAAAAGAGTAGGGATTCCTTTATCGAAATTAGATGCTTATGTTGCTTCGGCTGGGGGATTGAACGTAGCAGAACCAGCAGTAGATTTGGGAATAGCGATCGCAGTTGTCGCTAGTTTCCGCGATCGCATTGTAGATCCCGGTACTGTACTCATTGGTGAAGTTGGTTTAGGCGGACAAGTTCGAGCCGTTTCCCAGATGGAACTCCGGCTAAAAGAAGCTGCTAAATTAGGCTTTAAAAGAGCTATCGTTCCCAAAGGGCAAAAGTTCCCCGAACTGGATTTAGAAATTATCCAAGTCTCTAAAGTTATAGACGCCATCGTTGCGGCTATCCCTGCTCAACCGCGTGAAGACGAGGATGAATTTTCCCCCTATGATGAAATCGAGGCGGCAATTTTAGATGATTAA
- a CDS encoding DUF456 domain-containing protein, giving the protein MVILYWLLLFLMLVGIVGAVVPGIPGSSLILIAIVVWGAVTGFSSLGVPLGVAILVLLLSIGIDFLATYWGAKQAGASKWGQIGAIAGLFIGIFGLLPALPIGGPLLGIIAGPLVGAIIGEFLYRRELEFEPRAKLALKAGLGIVLGSLIGNLIQGVLAIATVVVFVFATWPPTAGL; this is encoded by the coding sequence ATGGTGATTCTGTACTGGCTCCTACTTTTCCTGATGCTTGTTGGCATTGTCGGTGCTGTGGTTCCTGGAATTCCGGGATCGAGCTTAATTTTGATCGCTATTGTAGTCTGGGGTGCGGTTACAGGTTTCAGTTCTCTCGGCGTGCCGTTAGGCGTGGCGATACTGGTTTTGCTGCTGAGTATTGGCATAGATTTTTTAGCTACTTACTGGGGAGCCAAACAAGCAGGCGCTAGTAAGTGGGGGCAAATAGGAGCGATCGCGGGCTTATTTATAGGAATTTTTGGTTTGCTGCCAGCTTTGCCCATTGGTGGGCCGCTGTTGGGGATTATAGCAGGGCCATTAGTGGGGGCGATTATTGGCGAATTTCTCTATCGACGCGAGTTGGAATTCGAGCCTAGAGCTAAGTTAGCACTTAAAGCTGGTTTGGGGATTGTGTTAGGTTCGCTGATTGGAAATTTGATTCAGGGAGTGTTAGCGATCGCCACTGTTGTGGTCTTTGTGTTCGCAACTTGGCCCCCAACAGCAGGATTGTAA
- a CDS encoding MFS transporter — MSITIKNIFRKPGNSVPLWFFAFVPYKVGESLLIMLLPLFIVQVVGGNVADFAKINALTSLVGMLGFIVWGNLSDWTGYRRIFLLMGFLGFAICTSMLSFGNNISQVLLLTALGGFFMAAVTPVGSALVLDSFPEKQWSKFFGRFYQITGWSFVGSLLFGMSWLTFASKWFSTVAIMRGLLLFAGVVSSLSLILCLLWIPEPKIVRRHRKFSPKLIGQLTVGVIERRTIFYPARVLYFVFNRNSFKQVFQPLGSPLGRYYLCSILLFFAFSVVFVSFPIFLTDTLKATNAQVFLIALVKSAIESWLYVPVGHRVNQNPGIKLLAQAIALRCGIFGIFAFLALMPPAPINLVFIGLTHILTGVTWAAISVSSSTTVGLLAGKDKEGSAIGFYNAIIGAAGALGSLGSGYLSATFGYSVCFGTGALLAGLTSVWLWRLHPVVSSKVSQ, encoded by the coding sequence ATGAGCATCACCATCAAAAACATTTTTCGCAAACCAGGAAATTCCGTTCCGTTGTGGTTCTTCGCCTTTGTCCCCTACAAAGTGGGCGAGAGTTTACTAATTATGCTATTACCCCTATTTATTGTTCAAGTAGTAGGGGGAAATGTAGCAGATTTCGCTAAAATAAACGCCCTAACATCATTAGTAGGTATGCTCGGTTTCATTGTATGGGGCAACCTATCAGACTGGACTGGCTACCGTCGTATTTTCTTACTTATGGGGTTTCTGGGATTCGCCATATGTACATCAATGCTCAGTTTTGGGAACAACATCTCACAAGTGTTATTGTTAACCGCCTTGGGGGGATTTTTTATGGCTGCTGTCACACCAGTGGGGTCGGCGCTGGTACTAGATAGCTTTCCTGAAAAGCAATGGTCTAAGTTCTTCGGTCGCTTTTATCAGATAACTGGTTGGAGTTTTGTAGGCAGCCTCTTGTTCGGGATGAGTTGGCTCACTTTTGCATCCAAATGGTTTAGCACTGTTGCTATCATGCGGGGATTGTTGTTATTTGCAGGGGTTGTTTCTTCACTAAGTTTGATTCTCTGCCTGCTCTGGATACCAGAACCGAAAATTGTTCGCAGACACCGAAAATTTAGCCCTAAACTAATCGGACAACTTACAGTAGGCGTGATTGAAAGGCGGACAATATTTTATCCAGCCCGCGTCCTATACTTTGTATTTAACCGCAATTCTTTCAAGCAGGTGTTTCAGCCGCTAGGAAGCCCCTTGGGGCGCTACTATTTGTGTTCTATACTGCTTTTCTTTGCTTTTAGTGTGGTTTTTGTGTCCTTCCCAATTTTTCTTACAGACACATTGAAGGCTACAAATGCCCAAGTCTTCTTGATTGCTTTAGTTAAGTCGGCAATAGAGTCTTGGTTGTACGTTCCTGTTGGCCATCGGGTTAATCAAAACCCTGGTATAAAACTTTTAGCCCAAGCGATCGCTCTTAGGTGCGGTATTTTTGGAATTTTTGCGTTCCTTGCTCTCATGCCACCTGCACCAATTAATCTGGTGTTTATTGGACTAACTCATATCTTAACTGGTGTTACTTGGGCAGCAATTAGCGTATCTAGCAGCACAACAGTTGGTCTACTAGCTGGCAAAGATAAGGAAGGCTCTGCAATTGGATTTTACAACGCAATAATCGGGGCAGCAGGCGCTTTGGGCAGCTTGGGAAGCGGTTATTTGTCCGCTACCTTTGGGTATAGCGTCTGTTTTGGGACAGGGGCACTATTAGCTGGGTTAACCTCCGTTTGGTTGTGGCGGCTACATCCGGTTGTGTCGTCCAAGGTATCGCAGTAA
- the rpaB gene encoding response regulator transcription factor RpaB, with amino-acid sequence MESHKEKILVVDDEASIRRILETRLSMIGYDVVTAADGEEALETFRSDCPDLVVLDVMMPKLDGYGVCQELRKESDVPIIMLTALGDVADRITGLELGADDYVVKPFSPKELEARIRSVLRRVDKTGATGIPSSGVIHVGNIKIDTNKRQVYKGDERIRLTGMEFSLLELLVSRSGEPFSRSEILQEVWGYTPERHVDTRVVDVHISRLRAKLEDDPSNPELILTARGTGYLFQRIIEPDEV; translated from the coding sequence TTGGAAAGCCATAAAGAAAAAATTTTGGTGGTAGACGACGAAGCAAGCATTCGGCGGATTTTGGAAACTCGTCTTTCCATGATTGGCTACGATGTAGTTACAGCCGCCGATGGTGAAGAAGCCTTAGAAACATTTCGCAGCGACTGTCCTGACCTAGTGGTTTTGGATGTGATGATGCCGAAGCTCGATGGCTACGGAGTTTGTCAGGAGTTGCGAAAAGAATCTGATGTGCCCATCATTATGCTAACAGCGCTGGGGGATGTGGCCGACCGCATCACTGGTCTGGAACTGGGGGCTGATGATTATGTCGTCAAGCCTTTTTCACCCAAAGAGTTAGAAGCTCGCATCCGTTCAGTCCTGCGGCGGGTGGATAAAACTGGTGCAACTGGTATTCCTAGTTCTGGAGTTATCCATGTTGGGAATATCAAAATCGACACGAACAAGCGCCAAGTCTACAAAGGCGATGAACGCATTCGGTTGACTGGAATGGAGTTTAGTCTCCTCGAATTGTTAGTTAGCCGTTCTGGAGAACCTTTTTCCCGTTCTGAGATTTTGCAGGAAGTTTGGGGTTATACCCCAGAACGCCACGTAGACACTCGCGTGGTTGATGTCCACATTTCTCGTTTAAGAGCAAAGTTGGAAGATGACCCCAGCAATCCAGAACTTATTCTCACAGCACGAGGGACGGGCTATCTCTTCCAGCGGATTATTGAGCCAGATGAAGTCTAA
- the rpaB gene encoding response regulator transcription factor RpaB, translating into MESRKEKILVVDDEASIRRILETRLAMIGYDVVTAADGEEALDTFRGDDPDLVVLDVMMPKLDGYGVCQELRKQSDVPIIMLTALGDAADRITGLELGADDYIVKPFSPRELEARIRCVLRRTEKTSTSAIPTSGVIYVGSIKIDTNKQQVYKGSERLRLTGMEFNLLELLVSRSEKAFSRAEILQKVWGYTAERYADTRVVDVHISRLRAKLGDDPSNPELILTERNIGYKFQRIVEQDEVGE; encoded by the coding sequence TTGGAAAGTCGTAAAGAAAAAATCCTGGTAGTTGACGACGAAGCTAGCATCCGTCGGATCTTAGAAACTCGTCTTGCAATGATAGGCTACGATGTCGTCACTGCCGCCGATGGAGAAGAGGCGCTGGATACCTTTCGCGGTGACGATCCCGATCTGGTGGTTTTAGATGTGATGATGCCAAAGCTTGATGGCTACGGTGTCTGTCAGGAATTGCGGAAGCAATCGGATGTCCCCATCATCATGCTGACTGCGCTGGGGGATGCTGCTGACCGCATCACTGGCTTAGAGTTGGGAGCCGATGACTACATTGTAAAACCCTTCTCGCCAAGGGAACTGGAAGCGCGTATCCGCTGCGTTTTGCGGCGGACGGAGAAAACCAGCACTTCTGCAATTCCCACTTCTGGCGTCATCTATGTGGGAAGTATAAAAATCGATACCAATAAACAGCAAGTCTACAAAGGCTCGGAGCGGCTTCGGCTCACGGGGATGGAGTTCAACCTGCTAGAGTTATTGGTCAGTCGCTCTGAAAAAGCTTTTTCTCGTGCTGAGATTTTGCAGAAGGTTTGGGGTTATACCGCAGAACGCTACGCAGACACTCGCGTGGTTGATGTGCATATCTCGCGGCTTAGGGCAAAATTGGGAGACGATCCGAGCAATCCAGAGTTAATTCTCACGGAACGAAATATTGGTTATAAGTTCCAGCGGATTGTTGAGCAAGATGAAGTTGGAGAATAA
- a CDS encoding response regulator transcription factor, translating to MLSLDIPKSPSSPQLGRNSHILVVEDEALIREMLVLALEEEGYKVVTATDGRTALNFFQGDNFSTEQFSFDLVILDLMLPQVNGLDLCRLLRYQGNQVPILILSAKATETDRVLGLEVGADDYLTKPFSMRELIARCRALLRRQRLAVSPPPPTLQFKEVILYPQECRVIVRGEEVNLSPKEFRLLELFMSYTRRVWSREQLIDQVWGSDFVGDSKTVDVHIRWLREKLERDPSQPEYIITVRGFGYRFG from the coding sequence ATGCTTTCTCTCGACATCCCGAAGAGTCCTTCTAGTCCGCAACTAGGACGAAACAGCCACATCCTGGTGGTTGAAGATGAAGCACTTATCCGGGAAATGTTAGTTTTGGCTCTAGAAGAAGAAGGCTACAAGGTCGTCACTGCAACAGATGGGCGTACCGCATTGAACTTTTTTCAGGGTGACAACTTTAGTACCGAGCAATTCTCTTTTGACTTAGTTATTCTCGATTTGATGCTACCCCAAGTCAACGGCTTGGATCTATGTCGCTTGTTGCGCTATCAAGGAAACCAAGTACCAATTTTAATTCTCAGCGCTAAGGCAACTGAAACCGACCGCGTTTTAGGCTTGGAAGTGGGAGCCGATGACTACCTTACCAAGCCTTTCAGTATGCGGGAGTTAATTGCCCGCTGTCGCGCCTTATTGCGACGACAGAGACTAGCCGTGTCGCCTCCACCCCCCACCCTACAATTCAAGGAAGTTATCCTTTACCCCCAAGAATGCCGGGTAATCGTGCGGGGAGAGGAGGTAAACCTTTCGCCAAAGGAGTTCCGCCTTTTAGAATTATTTATGAGTTATACCCGCCGAGTTTGGTCGCGGGAGCAACTCATCGATCAGGTATGGGGTTCAGATTTTGTCGGAGATAGTAAAACAGTAGATGTACACATTCGCTGGTTGCGTGAAAAATTAGAACGCGATCCCAGCCAGCCAGAGTACATCATCACAGTTCGGGGATTTGGCTACCGATTTGGATAG
- a CDS encoding cofactor assembly of complex C subunit B, which translates to MAKPDRNRVLRLLPIVVGGLAGFLLLINRLLTPQLTDSQARSDALGVIISAVLILTGLLWQQVQPRSPDAVDLIGEEGFELKPDLPQDVKTELAWASHLLLTNTVTRSLVVYYQGKVLLRRGILGVNPEVKPGPILQRVLEKQKPVYLVDLKAYPGKIEFVYLPENTQGVICQPLGNKGAIILGANTPRSYTKQDETWIEGIAEKIENTLSNCLDNVAPAEI; encoded by the coding sequence ATGGCTAAACCAGATAGAAATCGAGTCTTGCGCCTCTTGCCAATTGTAGTTGGCGGGTTGGCTGGTTTTTTGTTACTAATTAATCGCTTGCTGACTCCCCAGCTTACCGATTCCCAAGCGCGTTCTGATGCGTTGGGGGTAATTATAAGTGCGGTTCTGATTTTGACTGGGTTGCTGTGGCAGCAAGTGCAGCCGCGATCGCCCGACGCTGTGGATCTCATCGGCGAAGAAGGTTTTGAACTAAAACCAGATTTGCCGCAAGATGTCAAGACAGAATTAGCTTGGGCATCGCATTTGTTGCTTACTAATACAGTGACGCGATCGCTTGTAGTTTACTATCAAGGCAAAGTTTTATTGCGCCGGGGCATTTTGGGCGTTAACCCAGAAGTGAAACCGGGGCCAATTTTGCAACGGGTGCTGGAAAAACAAAAGCCAGTTTATTTAGTTGATTTGAAGGCTTATCCAGGAAAAATTGAGTTTGTTTATTTGCCTGAAAATACCCAAGGGGTAATTTGTCAGCCCCTTGGTAATAAAGGCGCGATAATATTAGGAGCAAATACGCCTCGCAGTTATACCAAGCAAGATGAAACCTGGATCGAGGGAATTGCTGAAAAAATAGAAAATACGCTAAGTAATTGTTTAGATAATGTCGCTCCCGCTGAGATCTAA
- a CDS encoding creatininase family protein: MLLHLSTWPEVEVYLEKSKGIILPIGSTEQHGPTGLIGTDAICAEAIARGVGEGINAMVCPTINVGMALHHTAFPGSISLRPSTMIMVIRDYITCLAKAGFTKYFFINGHGGNIATMKAAFSETYQHLADLNIPNAEQVQCTVGNWFMCGSVWKLAKELYGDQEGSHATPSEVAVTQYVYPESIKQAPLSPDVGAGHSIYGAADFRRRYPDGRMGSNPALATPEHGKQFYDLAVKELSNNYLEFLAAE, from the coding sequence ATGCTGCTGCATTTGTCTACCTGGCCTGAAGTAGAAGTTTATTTGGAGAAATCCAAGGGTATTATTCTCCCAATAGGTTCAACTGAGCAACATGGGCCTACTGGTTTAATTGGTACTGATGCGATTTGTGCTGAAGCGATCGCTCGTGGTGTCGGTGAAGGGATTAACGCTATGGTTTGCCCCACTATAAACGTGGGGATGGCTCTGCACCACACGGCTTTTCCTGGTAGCATCAGCCTGCGACCCAGCACGATGATTATGGTGATTCGAGATTACATCACCTGTTTGGCAAAGGCTGGATTTACTAAGTATTTCTTTATTAACGGTCACGGTGGCAATATTGCTACCATGAAGGCTGCTTTTTCGGAAACTTATCAGCATTTAGCAGATTTAAATATTCCCAATGCAGAACAGGTGCAGTGTACGGTGGGGAATTGGTTTATGTGCGGTTCTGTTTGGAAGTTAGCTAAGGAGTTATACGGGGATCAAGAAGGTTCGCATGCGACGCCTAGCGAGGTGGCTGTAACTCAATATGTTTATCCAGAATCGATTAAGCAAGCGCCTTTGTCTCCTGATGTTGGTGCAGGACACTCAATATATGGTGCTGCTGACTTTAGACGCCGTTATCCTGATGGGCGCATGGGGTCTAATCCTGCTTTGGCAACGCCTGAACATGGAAAGCAATTTTATGATTTGGCGGTGAAGGAACTTAGTAATAACTATTTGGAGTTTTTGGCTGCGGAGTGA
- a CDS encoding CapA family protein: MRKTLGGVRKTTVGRPDLLALAKQGDESAIATLINIASQKHGLTATVSRNGSCLHVVLVSAQVPEQYPCIRLIYDGMQRLGSPYIDCVRVYGRQSDRYWHNWTIKLNLREPLSSHLSPTETLIAATTASPESIQIEMQPSAVTSDRKPKVIQTKYRKKQQQKQLLRLLGCIGWVLIATGGYLVGAQLNSQEARNSKKPSRNTPSSLVAKKPPASKKPKVKELRKSAESLEGFSALEPISRNPDTAITIKAVGDMVPGTKLSRKRTQNIGNDIIFKGVKPYLQGADILFGNFESTLTNYTKSPKDTKRERVHAFRTPPEYAKLLKDTGFDVLSVANNHSLDYSLVGFADTIKNIEKAGMKYVGKKNQILYLNVKNITVAFIGFSHSDFHNSINDLPAAKALVEEAKKTAEIVVISVHGGAEGIDAARVKNKQEIFYGENRGNMVLFARSMVDYGADLILGHGPHVVRSVEVYKGKLIAYSLGNFVGDGALSTKGVLSNSLILNVQLSKEGNFVAGNIIPVYLNSQGIPQPDNKLRSVEMLRSLTKKDFPNTPITINEKGEISKE, encoded by the coding sequence ATGAGAAAGACTTTGGGTGGTGTGAGGAAAACTACTGTGGGTCGTCCAGACCTTTTAGCCCTAGCAAAACAGGGCGACGAGAGCGCGATCGCTACTCTAATTAATATTGCTTCGCAGAAACACGGTTTAACCGCCACAGTCAGCCGAAACGGTAGCTGCTTGCATGTGGTGCTGGTGTCTGCTCAAGTGCCAGAACAATACCCATGCATCCGCTTGATTTATGATGGGATGCAACGGCTGGGCAGCCCATATATAGACTGCGTGCGCGTTTACGGGCGACAAAGCGATCGATATTGGCATAACTGGACAATTAAGTTAAACCTACGCGAACCTCTTTCTTCGCATTTATCTCCAACCGAGACTTTAATCGCAGCCACGACTGCAAGCCCAGAATCGATACAAATTGAGATGCAGCCCTCGGCTGTAACGAGCGATCGCAAACCAAAAGTTATACAAACAAAGTACCGAAAAAAGCAGCAGCAAAAACAATTATTGCGGTTATTAGGCTGCATCGGCTGGGTGCTGATAGCGACGGGAGGTTATCTCGTCGGCGCTCAACTCAATTCCCAAGAAGCCAGGAATTCTAAAAAACCTTCGCGGAATACGCCATCTAGTTTAGTGGCAAAAAAGCCACCAGCAAGCAAGAAGCCTAAAGTTAAAGAACTCCGCAAATCTGCGGAAAGTTTAGAAGGTTTTTCTGCATTAGAACCAATATCTAGAAACCCCGATACAGCTATTACCATAAAAGCCGTAGGAGACATGGTTCCTGGTACAAAGCTTTCTCGCAAACGGACACAAAACATTGGCAATGACATCATATTTAAAGGCGTCAAACCCTATTTGCAAGGCGCTGATATTTTATTTGGCAATTTTGAAAGTACATTAACCAACTATACCAAAAGCCCCAAAGATACCAAGCGTGAAAGGGTTCATGCCTTCCGCACGCCGCCAGAATATGCAAAGCTGTTGAAAGACACGGGTTTTGATGTTTTAAGTGTTGCTAACAATCATTCATTAGATTATTCTTTAGTAGGTTTTGCCGACACTATAAAAAATATAGAGAAGGCAGGAATGAAATATGTTGGCAAGAAAAATCAAATACTATATTTAAATGTTAAAAATATTACCGTCGCTTTTATTGGTTTCAGCCATTCGGATTTTCACAATTCCATAAACGATCTACCTGCGGCAAAAGCTTTAGTAGAAGAAGCCAAGAAAACTGCCGAAATTGTCGTGATATCAGTTCATGGTGGTGCTGAGGGAATCGACGCAGCTAGAGTTAAGAATAAGCAGGAAATATTTTATGGAGAGAATCGAGGAAACATGGTTCTCTTTGCCAGGAGCATGGTAGATTACGGAGCAGATTTGATTTTAGGACATGGCCCCCACGTTGTCAGATCTGTAGAAGTTTATAAAGGAAAATTGATTGCATATTCTTTGGGCAATTTTGTAGGAGACGGAGCGTTATCTACTAAAGGAGTGCTGAGTAATTCGCTAATTTTAAACGTGCAATTAAGCAAAGAAGGAAATTTTGTTGCTGGAAACATTATTCCTGTTTATTTAAATAGCCAAGGAATCCCCCAACCAGATAATAAGCTTCGCAGCGTAGAAATGCTTCGCAGTTTAACTAAAAAAGATTTTCCAAATACGCCAATTACTATAAATGAAAAAGGGGAAATTTCAAAAGAATAG
- a CDS encoding Uma2 family endonuclease, translated as MSSPLRVKNHKKKSDRAAKLPSLENGDRLTRYEFERRYNAMPDIKKAELIEGVVYIASPVRAANHGRPHALIITWLGVYRATTPGVDLIDNATTRLDLDNEPQPDALLRIEIGGQSTISEDDYVEGAPEFIAEVAGSSASYDLGDKLNVYRRNGVQEYLVWQVYDNRIDWFRLREGEYVALEPDADGVVRSEVFPGLWLAVGAMLDGNLSDVLSVVQAGLTTAEHATFVESLGNN; from the coding sequence ATGTCTTCACCTTTGCGCGTTAAAAACCATAAGAAAAAGAGCGATCGCGCTGCTAAATTGCCATCTTTAGAGAATGGCGATCGCTTGACTCGCTATGAATTCGAGCGGCGTTACAATGCGATGCCCGATATTAAAAAAGCGGAATTGATTGAAGGAGTAGTGTATATAGCCTCGCCAGTTCGTGCAGCAAATCATGGTAGACCTCATGCTTTAATTATCACTTGGTTGGGTGTATACCGTGCAACGACACCAGGCGTTGATTTAATTGATAATGCGACTACTCGCCTAGATTTGGACAATGAACCACAGCCAGATGCACTGTTGCGAATAGAGATAGGTGGTCAATCAACTATTAGTGAAGATGACTATGTGGAAGGCGCACCAGAATTTATTGCAGAAGTAGCGGGAAGTAGTGCTTCTTATGATTTGGGAGACAAACTTAATGTCTATCGTCGTAATGGGGTACAGGAATATTTGGTGTGGCAGGTTTACGATAATAGAATTGATTGGTTTAGGCTGAGGGAAGGTGAATATGTTGCTCTAGAGCCGGATGCTGATGGTGTTGTGCGTAGCGAAGTATTTCCGGGTTTGTGGTTAGCAGTAGGGGCTATGCTAGATGGAAATTTATCTGATGTTTTGTCGGTAGTGCAGGCAGGCTTGACGACAGCAGAACACGCGACGTTTGTTGAAAGTTTAGGTAATAATTAG